The following nucleotide sequence is from Rattus rattus isolate New Zealand chromosome 7, Rrattus_CSIRO_v1, whole genome shotgun sequence.
CTAGAACCATTTCTCCCCGTAAATTTGGGCAGCAAAATGGAAAATCCTAAACATAATTAAGCCTCAACATTGTAGAAAAAGCTAGAAAGTGTGCCTtaccttctgtttcttttagtgAAAAGTTTCAAACATACATCAGAATAGAATGCACAATGAACCTCCATTAGACAACATCCATACGTCACTACAGGCGTGTTGTCTGTCACCTGTGAAGGGTTAACATCAGTTGTCAACTGACAGGATCTGGAATCACCTAGAAGACAGTCCATTACACATGTCTGTCAGGTTCGTGGAGGCTACAAGACTCCCACTAAGTGTGGGTAGCACCGTCCCATGACTGAGGTCCTGTACTAAGTTAAAAGGAAAAGTCaaactgcacatacacactcatcaaCCTGCATTGTCAAACGGACGTAGGCGACAGCTGCCACACATCCCTGCCACCAtgactccccaccatgatggactgtaataGACCCTCAAACTacttctgtcaggcattttgcTGTAGCAACAAGTAACTAACATCGTCCAATACCAGGCCAAAATCGAATTTCTGTAATTGAACAAAAAATTACCAAGAATCTGCATAAGCCTGGTTCCCTTCCAGGTTCTAGcttaagaagagaagaagagagcagaTTTTTCTCAAAGCTTCTACATGTTATGATTTTATCAGCACCTCACTGATTGCACTACATGCTCTGTAATGTTGctgttcatcttttaaaatgaatttatattaaaaattttatatttgctgGCATATGGGTAGAAAGACAGAACTTAGGTCCTCTTCAGTGAGAActcctttctgcatgcatttgtAAAACTTCCTCATTGTTGAGAATGGAGCTCGATGATAGAGAGAGAGCTTGGCTGGCATGTGCAGGACCCTGGACTGGATCCTCAGCAccaaagaaaattaacaaaaataaaacgcTTGGGGGCCGTAAGATGGCTCAACACGGAAAGATGCCTACTGCGAGGCTCGACAGCCTGAGTCCCATCCACGGGCTGGAAAGATCGGACTCCTGCAGACCTTTGTCCTTACGctttctgcatctctgtctctctgtgtctctgtctctctctcaagacagagagatgatatagatgatatagattatatatatacatatatatgtttatatatcatgtctttctccatatctcccctcccccctcccatgaGCAAAGGGTACATTACAAAAAGGTAGCAAAGTGACCTTAGAAAACTGGTTCTACCAGTTTCCTAATTTCTGGTTCCTTCCTTTCCCAAAGACTGACAGGTAATTTCTCCTTGCATTTCATAATCTAAGTCCTTATTATTCCCAGTTAATTTCTGTGCCTGACAAAAACGGACAAAAAAACTTCAGTTAAAATATAGTGTACAAAAAATCAtgtattaacaacaatgccaaccaaccagagcttccagggactaagccactacctaaataaagactgtacatggactgaccctggactctgacctcataggtagcaatgaatatcctagtaagagcaccagtggaaggggaagccctgggtcctgccaagactgaccccccagtgaacgtgattgttggggggagggcggcaatggggtgaggatagggaggggaacacccatagagaaagggagggggaggggctagggggatgttggcccagaaacagggaaggggaataacaatcgaaatgtaaataagaaatactcaagttaataaagatgaaaaaaaagatttaaaaaatcatgtattgtcaaattatttccttttttcaaataaacaaacttaaattttgttgttgtttgttgatgatgatgattgtttctatttatggtggaaaaaaaagtatatatttagaaTTAACCATCTGGACTCACTTTGGATGATCCCAATCTTGTTGGCAACATCTAGAGCGTCATAATCAGGAGCCAAGCGAACATACGCCTTATTCTCTCCGTCAGGCCGTATCAGAGTATTGACTTTGGCCACGTCAATGTCATAGAGTTTCTTCAGGGCCTGTTTGATCTGGTGCTTGTTGGCCTTAACATCCACAACAAACACAAGCGTGTTGTTgtcctctattttcttcatggCCGACTCGGTGGTCAGTGGGAATTTGATGATAGCAGAGTGGTCAAGCTTGTTTCTCCTGGGTGCACCCTTCCGAGGATATTTTGGCTGCCTCCGGAGCCGCAGGGTCTTGGGCCGCCTGAAAGTGGGTGACGTTCGGATCTTCTTCTTTTTGTGGCTGTGGACACCTTTCAGCACTGTCTTCTTAGCTTTCAAGGCCTTCGCTTTGGTTTCAGCTTTGGGAGGGACAGGAGCTTCCTTCTTCGCTTTCGGCGCCATCTTGGCGAAAAAAaacgatgatgatgatttttattttattttattttattttattttattttttttcggggctggggaccgaacccaggaccttgcgcttcctaggcaagcgctgatgatttttattttatgtgtacgtgtctgcctgcatgtctgcACAGAGACCACAGGagtgcatgcagtacctgtggagaccagaagtagGCAgtaaatcccctggagctgaaggtaCAAGTGATTGTGAGCTTACTGTTGTACATGCTGGAaacagagctcaggtcctctgcaagagcagcaaatgttcttaatgactgagccatcacTCGAACCCCTGGTCATGAGCCTCTGGCCAGCACTGGGTGCAAATGTAATAATCTGCAAGCCATCAAGCCAATTGGTGACGACTATGCTCAAGGCCACGCCCACAAAAGTGCTACTACCACAACTGCCAAGATGTCCTGTCCCTCCAAGTATAAACCCTCATTCTTCAGTCATGTTGGACGGAAGTTCTCTTTGGATATCAGTTATGGGTTCCTGTTCTAAGAAAGGGGATCCTTCCTTTACTCTGGCAGAGCAAAACAACTTTTCAACTCAGCAAAGCCCCTCCACATTTCTTGGGTGGGGGGGTGAGTGGCCATGCCCATAGCTGATTCAACAGAGGTGGCAAGGCAGAAGGTCGGAAGTATCTGTGTTAGCTGCTTTTCTTGTGAGAAGGTAGATTGTGACTCACAGACTTGGGGAAGGCGGGAGTGTGAGGTAGGAGGTCACATCGTAtctgaagtcaggaagcagagagagatgaacccTGGTCTCAACTGGCTTTGTCCTTTTTATCAGTCTAAGGTCTTACCCAACTGGGATAGTGCCACCCATATTTTGGGGTTTATCTTCCAAATCTGTTGGAAGGAGCACCTTCATGAAGGTCCAGAGTTGTGTTTCCTAGGTGATTTTCAATCCTATcgagt
It contains:
- the LOC116906134 gene encoding 60S ribosomal protein L23a-like; translation: MAPKAKKEAPVPPKAETKAKALKAKKTVLKGVHSHKKKKIRTSPTFRRPKTLRLRRQPKYPRKGAPRRNKLDHSAIIKFPLTTESAMKKIEDNNTLVFVVDVKANKHQIKQALKKLYDIDVAKVNTLIRPDGENKAYVRLAPDYDALDVANKIGIIQRSAKHVD